The Streptomyces halobius genomic interval GGGCGGCGATCAGGCGCGCGGGGGCGCCGCTGTGGTGAAGCGACTTTGAGGCGCGGCGGCTGATGTGTGACGCGGCCCAGCCGATCACACAGGGAAGCGTCACCCACACTCCGACGACTGCGAACAGATAAGCCGCTGCGGAGCGTTGCGCGCCGAAGGACTTCGACGTCAGCGCCAGGACGAGAAAGGCAGGACAGGATCCCAGGGCCAGGAGGCGTAGCAGACCGCTGCCCGCTGTGCGGGGCCTGGTGGATGCTCCCTTGCGTGCGGCGGCGGGCCGTAACAGGAGGACGAGCCCGAGCATCAGCACTACGGAAGCGGCGATGGCAGCCGCCAGCGTCGCGCCGACGCGGCGCAGGTCCGGCGCGTACAGCGTGTAGTCGATCCACGGCAGCTGCACGTCCACCAGCAGGAAAGGAGCGGTGAGCAGGGCGGCGACAACTGCCCCGATGCAGACGGGCCGGATCGCAGCGCCGATGTCCATCCAGGCGCGTGCCGCCCGCCCGGCACCGAGGGTGTGCAGCAGAGCATCGCGGCGGTCCCGTCCGGCAGCGCCCATTCTGGCCGCTGCTGCCGCGAGCCCCAGAGCAGGAAGACCGAGCAGTACGCCGATGATGGCCAGCATCGACGACTGGGGGCCGATGACCCGCAGGTCACCGAAGGCCGGACCGGCGCCTCCGTACCCGGTGATCTTCTCCATCCGGGCCGTGCCCAGCATCGCCGTGGTGGGGCGGACGTAAGCCAGCCGTTCGCCCGGTGATGCCAGTCCCTCGTCCGAGATCGTTCCGACACTGGTCCCGTACCGGTGGGCGAAGTCCTCACTGGTGGGACCCTCGGCCAGGGCCGGCGACAAGAACACTTCGCCAGGTCCTGGCCAGCGCGGCACTCCAGGCGGCAGGGGCGCATCCGCGGCCAACGGGGCGATGACGACCACGGTGAACTGGCGCCCCTGGTAGCTGTCCCAGTACCGGCTCCACAGAGCCGAGCCCTGCTGCCCGTGACCGGCAAGGACAGGTACACGCGCCGCCCCGCGTTGCTCGCGGCGCTGCCAGGTCGCGGCCGTGGCGGACAGCGAGCAGAGCGTCACGGCCACGATCGCTGTAGCGGCCAGCAACGCCCAGAAGCGAGCCCTGCCACCCTCGGCGGTCCGCCCGGCCGCCCCGCCGATGCGCAGCATGTGGCGGATGCTGCCGCGCTTCATCGGGCACCTGCCAGGGCGCCTTGTTCCAGGTGCATGACGCGGTCGGCCCGGTTTGCCACAGCGGGGTCATGGGTGACGACGAGCAGTCCGCACCCGCGCGCGGCCGGTACGGCGAACAGCGTCTCGGCGACATGGTCGCGTGAGGTTTCGTCCAGCGCGCCAGTGGGCTCGTCCGCCAGGAGTAGGGCGGGGCTGCCGATCAACGCCCGTGCCACGGCTACTCGTTGACGCTCGCCGCCGGACAGCTCACTGGTCGCGGTGTCGGTGACAGGTACACCGAGTTCATCCAGGAGCTTCCGGCTGTCGTCATAGGCGCGGTCGCGGTCCACGCCGTCCAGCAGGGCGGCCAACGCCACGTTCTCCATCGGAGAGAGCTCGGGCAGCAATTCCCCGAATTGGAAGACCATCCCCACGTGCTTTCTACGGTGCTCTGCCAGGCGACGCCCCCGCAAAGCGACAACATCGCGTCCAGCGACCAGGACCGATCCAACGTCAGGTCGGACAAGGCCGAGGAGGATCGAGAGAAGCGTGCTCTTCCCTGAACCGGAAGGGCCCATGACGGCAACGGACTCGCCGCCGCTCACGGCAAGTTCGAGCCCGTCGAGCAGACGTCGGCCCCCGACCTCGTACCCCAGCTCACGGACTTCAAGGGGCAACGCATCCGACACGCCATCGGCCTTTCAGGAGAAGAGAAGTCAGCAGTGCGCTGCCCGGGGTGAAAAGCGTCCCGGGCAGCGCGAAGTCACAGCGGGCCGTTATGGCTTAGTGGTCGTCGCTCCACCAGTTGGAGCAGTCGTCGGGCCACTTGTCGATCTCGGTGCAGACTCGCATGTCCCACACCTTTCCGCCCTTGTTGCTGTAGACCTTGGTGCCCTGCCCGCTGTGATTCCACAGCGTGTACAGCTCCTTGCTCGGGTAGCCGCGGTTGTACTCAGCCTTTACGGAGTCGCCGTCGCCCTTGGTGTCCTGCAGGCCGACTTGAGACCCGCCCGCCGTACGCCACGCGTGCGCACCAGACGTGTACCGGTCCATGTCCGCGAACGCGGTAGTGGACCCTGCCGCTACGGCGACCCCCGCGATCACCACAGCTGCCCGTGACACTAACTTGCCGGCTCTCTTCATGAAACGCCTCCCGTTGTCGCGCAGACCCCCACTGACAGTGATCGTGGGGTGATGAACGCTGACGATCTTTACAGTTGGCGAAGGGGCGATGAAGTCACCTTCAAGCCATCGAATTAGCAGAGTGGCATATTTCTCCGGATACCGACCTTGTTCCTGCATAGATCATGAAACGGAAGGATGCACTCCCGACCAACATCCGCATCGGCCGCCCTCGGCCTGGGGAAAGCCAACCGTCATGCGTTCCCTGTGTGTGGACTCCTCTGGCCCAGACCTCGCAAGGGAAAGCTCAGCCTTCCCGGGGCTCATGCCGCAGCCTGGAGCGATGTACTCCGTTCACCTGCCAGCCGCGGCGAGATCTCCAAGTACTTGGCCTGAACAAGCAGCCCTGCAATATTCCGTACGGAAAACCGATGCCGAGCCGAAGCCAGCATCTCGCGGTGGGGGGCTTCGGGATAGCGCAGCGACTCTTCCCTCGCCAGGCTTCACCGCGCGCCATCAGGTATAGCTGGAACATTGATGACGTGATCACCGCGGCTGAGGGCGTTCGGCAGTCCTGAACGCGTGACGAAGCCCTGCGGACGGGGGGTGCCGCAGGGCTTCGTATGCAACCTTACCTGCCTGTCCAGGTGTTTTCCGTGCTGTGTTGCTTCAGGCGGGCGTGCCTGACTTCGTGGAGGGGCCGATGTAGCGCGCCCACACTTCTGCCGTCCCGTCCTTGGCGCTGATGGCTTTGGCCTCGAAGGCGCCGGCTGGGCGGAAGGCGACGAGCTTGCCCCTGCGGATCCGGTGGCTCTGGTTGGAGGCACGGTTGACGTTGTCGTGGGTGTCGATGTGCGCCCAGTCGCCTCGGCGGGCGCGAAGGGCGTCAGCGGTGTTGAAGGCCTCCTCGCTGCGGCGCGGGGCGGGCAGCGTGTCGAAGTGTGCGTGCATCAGGAGGCTCCGTTCCGGGTGCTGGAGGTGAGTGCGGATTCGGCAAGGTGGCGGATGCATTCGGCAGTACGCCACTGCTCGTCGGTGAGGTGTTCGCACAGGCCGTTGGCGAGTTCTGCGATCTCGGCGAGTGCCTGTTCCTGGCCCAGGCCCGCAGCCGGCCGGTCCGGGTCCGGTGTGCTGGCCGGTGCGGTGTCGGGGCGGTCGGTGTGAGCCACGGTGTTTGCCTTCGGGGTCAGCGGTTGTTGCAGCGGCAGGTGTTGGTGATCACGTTGAACCAGCTGTCGCAGCTGGCGCACCAGATTGAACCGGGCGCCGGTGGGGTGTCGGGGGTGTGGTCGCGGCTGGTCACTGTACGGGTGACTCCTGGTCAAAGGTCGTGGGGGAGGTGGGCGCGGGGTCCGTTGGGGGCGAGTGTGGCGACGATGAGACCGAGGTCTCGTGGTCTCCACAGGGCGGTTTCGAGGCCGCAGGCGGCGAGGTGTCTGAGCCAGTCGCGTTGGGCGGGGCGTATGCGCCCGGTGTTCGTCTTGAGTTCGGCGAACAGGATTCGGTTGGCCTTGGGGTGTCCGTAGACCTCGTCGGGCCATCCGGCGTCGCTGCGCCGGGAGTTGTGGGTGTGGTACGCGAGGGCCCAGCCGCGGAGGGCGGCGAGCTGGCGGACGTGCCGGCGGAACTGCTCCTCGGTCACGCGGTCCTCCGGCGCGGCCTGGGGGCGATTGCCGCTTCGAGGGCTGCGTAGTGCGCGGCGCCTTCGGGGTCCGGTGCCAGCGGCATTCGTATTCGCCGCGGGGGTGTGGGTGCCGGGCGCCGGTGTCGCTCCTTGAGGAGTTCCGGCAGGGGGCGCCGGGTCTGCTCCTGGAGGAGTTCGCTCATCGGCCGTCCGTATCGCTCGGCGATGAGTGCTTCGTACAGGTCGTCGTCGCATCCGGTGTTTCCAGCAGGCATCTGGGGTCTCCATGGGCGGGCCGGGACCCGCAGTGGGGTGCGGGTCCCGGCCGGAGGGGTGGCTCGCATCCGGCGAGCCGTTCTGGGCGGGCGGGGCGCGGGGGGTCGCTGCCCGTCCAGAAGTCGGGTGTGTGGTCGGGCCGTGCCTGGGCCTGACAACGATCAAGAACCTAGCACGGTTTTGTATCGCGACCTATTTAGGAGGTGCTCAGTCGACGATGGCCAGCTCGTCGTCGTCATATGGGAGGGCCTTCAGTGCGCCGTCCCACCGGACCATGTTGAGATCTGCGCCAGTGATCGGGTCGGTGGCATGGCTGACCACCTGTCCGAACAGGCGGAGCTTGCCCGCGGGGACGGGCTTGGCGGGGGTAACGGGGGTGCGCTTCTCAAGGCTCACGCCAGTGTCTCCTTGCTGGTCAGCGGGCAGTTACGGGGGTGAAGGCGTCGAGGCCGCAGCCCCATTGGGACGTGATGGGCTCGTTGAAGGCGCAGCCTCCGCCCGTGCTTTCGAAGTCGGTGGCGCGCCAGTCCTCCGGGCCGCCGGCCGTGGCGCGTTCGAAGTGCTGGATGCTGCCGTCGGGCAGCGTGACGGCCAGGCGGGTAATGCCGGGCGGTGCTGCGGCAGGTGTGACGCGCATGCCCGTGGTGAGGGCCTGCCGGGCGAGGGAGTCTCCAAGATCCACGATCAATCTCCTATCAGTTGTGACCTATCTCGGGTTAGCAGAGCGAGCCGTACCCGTCGCAGGTTGCACAGGTCTCGCCCGTGCCGGGCTGGGTGCCGTCGGTGCAGTGCGGGCAAGGGAGGCTGCGGCCGATGCCGTGGCAGCGGTCGCATTCCCGCTCTCGTTCGTACGGTCCGTGGAAGTAAGTCACCGCGCCCACCCCTTCGCACTCGTCGCACTCGGGGGCGGTGATGCCGAGCGTCTCGTAGGCGTCGATGACGGTCGGAGTGGTGAGCATGATGCTCCTTCTCGGTCGTTGGCCGGAACTGCCCGCCCCGCTGGCCCGTATCTAAATTCTACTCTTATTTAGGGGGGTGTCCAGCTCCCCGATGTGCCCTCGGGCACGGTAACGGCAGGTCAGGCGCGGTCGGTTGGGACCGAGAACAAGCTCTCCTGCACCGGATCAAGCCGGTGCGCGGGGCCCTCGGCTTCAATGCGTGCGAGGTGCTCGGCCACGCTCCAGCTCAGCCACTGCCATTCCGGAAGCAGCGGCCAAGGGCACAGCCCCACCCTCTCGACGAAGGTGGTGACCCCGGCCGCACGGGCGGCACTCACGCTGCTCGTGCGTTCCAGGATCAGCAGATGCGGCTTGACCCGGTGCATCGTGGTGTCGTCCAGCCACACCTCGCAGTGCGGGCTGCCGAGGCGGGTGAGCATCGCCAGGCGGTGCATGTCTCCCCACGCCGGGTGAAGGCCACCAGGCTTCACCCACAGCCAGGTTCCCGGACGGATATCGCCGGGCCCGCGAGGGACGTGAGCGTACGGCGGACGCTGCCGTCGCTTGCGCCGCGGCGGCGCGGGCCGCTCGGGCGGGTAGTGCGGATGCGCCTGGTGGTACTGGTGCAGCTCCTCGGCGAGCGCGGCCATCAGGTCGGCATGGCTGTGGCAGGTGGGGCCGCAGTGCCAATGGCGCGGACCGTCCCTCTCCCAGTACGTCGGGGAACCGCACTGGCAGGTGCCCGGCGTGAGGTACGCGCTGGCCGTTTCGCACGGCCAGGCGCCGGCACAGGAGCGGCATGTCCAGGGTGTCGTAACTGAGTTGGGCAGATGCGTGTCCGGCAGGAAGAACGGGCGCGGCGGGGTGTAGGTCGCCACGACGTCAGCCCTCGGTGTGCGAGAGGAGAGCGGCGGCCGCACCGTAGATCTGCTCTGGTGTCCACGTTGATCCGCTGAACGACAGCCGTGCCAGGGTCTCTCGGCCCGCCATCAAAGTGACGCTGCAGGCACCCCAGTTCGCCCCAAGCACCAAGTGGCGGCCACGGCCGGTGTCGCTCGGAAGGCTGAGCTGCCACGAGTGCAGCGACAGGACACCGTCATTCGCCTTCTCGGGGGTGTGGTGCCCGATCACGTTCAGCAACCTTCCGTCGCTGTGGAGGCATTGGCCGTAACAGGTGAGCAGGGCAGCCCTGGTCTGGTCTACGAAGAACGCATGCCGGGTGAACGTCCCGTGGACCTTGGTCCGGACCTCGACGTGCGGCGGGGCCGCGTGCGCGGTGCGGTGAAGCCAGAAGCCCTCACCGATCTCGTCGCGGTACCGTCGGCCGAGCTCCCAGTCCTCCAGGCGCTGGATCCGCCGCCAGGTCCATTTCTGCCCGTTGCTGCGGTAGTCCGGATCATCGGGCTGGTCGGTCACCCAGAGCGTGGTGACTGGCGTGGCGTTGAACATCGCGCCCTGGCTGATGGTGGTCTCGATGCGCACCAGTACCCGCGGGCTGTTGAAGGTGACCTGCTCGGTGGAGGTCTCCAGTTCGGCGAGGACCGGGCAGGTGCCGCAGTCTCCCTCTTGCCGGATGCAGTCCCCGAAGCCGCCCCACCGGGCGCGCCGGGTGTCGTAGCTCTCGAACAGGGTTGGGTACGACTTCGGCATCAGCGCGCACTGCGCGCCGCCCGCCCAAATGTGGGCGTTCAAGGTGAGGCGGTTGAAGCCCTTTCCGTCGGCTGGACGTGTCGGGGACGGCCCGGGCAGGTAGATCGGCATGGAAAGTCCTTACGGTGCAGGAGATGTGAGACTCAGCGGCCGGTCTGCTCTGCGCCGGGATGGAAGATGGCGAGAGCGACGAGGGCGCGGCCGGGCCGGGTGTGGGGGCGCTCCTCGAAGAGCCGCCCCACGATGAAGTCCCGCTCCAGACGTCGTTCCAGCTGGACGAGCCATCCTGCGGCCACGGATCCGGCACTGAGCTCGGCCATGTGGGCGTGGTAGGCGGGGACCTTCACGCCGCGCCACGTCAGGGTCACGGCGGGCAGGCCGTCGACCACGGTGGGCTGGGCATGCCAGCCTGGGCGGTCCTTGTCCGGCGCGTGTGACCAGATGCGCTGTTGGTGCAGGGCGGTACGGACATCGCTGATCAGGGTTTCGATGGTGTTGCTCACGGTGGTTCCTCCGAGAAGGCGTGGTGTTTCAGAAGAGTTCGTCTTGGCCGTCGACATCGGCCGGCGCGAGAGGACGCCCGGGGCGAGGCCGCGGGCCGGGAGTCGGCTCGCCGAACAGGGCCTCGGTGCCGAACCGGTCGGGCAGGGCCGGGATCCGTGCGGGGCCTGCGGGTACCGGCAGTTGGTTGGGGGCCGTGTCGTCGAAGTCGGCTCGGCCCATTCCCGTCCAGTCCTTGCCGGCCTCGGCACTCACTGAGTCGACTCGGTGGCCGGGGCCGACGGCGTGTCCGGCTGCCTCGTTCCGCTGGCTTCGAGGACCGCGTCCGCCCAGTCGAGGATGAGGGCGGTACCGGCCCGGCCTGCGGCCTCTCCCGGCCGGTGGCCTTCCTCGAGGGCCTTCAAGTAGCGGGCCGCGGTGACGTCCAGGGCGTTGGAGGACGTGAAGGCGTTCATGAGGCGGTCGATGTCCACGCCGTGCATGTGGTTGAGGGCCTTGGCGGCGAAGGCGACGATCATGCCGACGTCCTTGCCGAGCTGCTCGGCCTGGGCTGGGGTGAGGGGCGCGGTGTAGCGCATGACGGAGCTGTCTCCTGGGGGTGTGGCGAAGAGAAGGAAGGGCCGGTCGGTGCGTCCGGCCCTCTGTGGATCGGGTGCGCGGGCGGGATTCGCCCGCGCACCCGGCGACTGCGGCTGTCAGACCGCGACGGGCTCGCGCTCCGCGTTGTCCGACTGCTCGACGTTGCTGTCCGCCTCGGCCTCCGGGTTGACCGTGACCAGCGACCTGGCCTCGGCGTGCGCCTTGGCCTGCTTGAGCTGGAAGCGCGCCTTGGTCAGCGACTCGGCAACCCGGTCGAGCTGCTCCAGGCGTGCCCCGACCTGACCGTCGAGCATCTCGGCGAGCTTCATCGGCTCGGTGCGGGCGATCTCGTCGAGCAGCCCACGGACCTGCTCGATCTTGTCGAGCGTCGTGCGGGTCTTCTTCTGCGCGACGGTGCGTTCGGTGCGCTGCTCCTCCGTCATCTCCTCGACGATCATCAGCACGGCCTGGTCCTGCTGCTGCTTCATCGCGTAGGCGAAGTGCACGATCTCGTTGTCCGAGGCGAACTCGCCGCGCACGAACTTGCTCAGGACTGAACCCTGGTTGGCGAGGTTGAGCGAGGCTATCTGCACGGCCGCCTGCGTGCCGATCTTCCCGTCCTGCACAAGCTCTTGGACCTCGATGCGCAGATCGAGGAGGGCGAGGCGCAGCTTGACGTAGGTGGTGGTCTTGGAGAAGTCGGCGGCCACGGACTCGATGGTCGCGCCCTCTTCCTCGTCGAGGATGCGCTGGTAGCCGTGTGCCTCCTCAAACGGCGTCATGTCCTCGCGGGTGACGTTCTCCGACATCGACCGCTTGAACCGCTGGATCTCGCTCTTCTCCGAAGTGATCGTCGCGCGGATCTTGGTGCGGCCGAGGATCTGGTGGGCGCGCCAGCGGCGCTCCCCGGCGACGATCTCGTATCCGCCCTTGTCGTTGTCGGGGCGGACCTCGATGGCCTGCATGAGGCCGTACTTGTCGATGGATGTGGCGAGTTCGTTCAGCGCGTCCTGGTCGAAGTGCTCGCGCGGCTGGCGCGGGTTGCGGTGGACCTGGGACATCTTGAGGACGCGCTGCACTGTGGGCTCCAAGAGGTAGTTGGTGAGTTCCCTTGCCCTCACCTTGTATCTAAATTCTACTCTTCATTAGGGGGGTGTCCACTCCCGAACAACCCCCGTGAAGTGACCTCGACCACGCCCGATAGAGGGCTCTGAAATGCGGAAACACCTGTGGGCGCCGGGTTGCTCCCAGCGCCCACAAGTCAGTTAGTCATTCACGGCGCAAGCGGGTGGCCGCCCCCGTCCGCCCGCTCGCGCCACCGCTGGACTTCGGCGGGCGCGCCCGCCGGTACGGCTGTGCCGCAGTCGCTCCGGATGGGGCACACGGAACAGACCCGCACCGCGTCCTCGGCCGTGATCAGCGCCCCGTCGTCCCCTGTCTCCAGCGGCTGCATCGCACACAGCCCACTGCTCCAAAGAATCGGCCTCGCCGCCTGGTTCGGTTCGCGGTGAAGACCGCTGAGTGTGCGGATGATTCCCACGCCGTCTGTGTGGTCGGTGCCCGTCCCTTTCGGACTGGGCAGTTTCGCGAGCGCCATGATGCGCTGCGCATCAATCACTTCCGCCCCTTCGTGACGTCAGGACCGGTCCCGTGTCCGGCCCTGCGCAATGGCGGCTGCCCGTATGCGGCGCAGCCGCCGGCCCCAGGGTCCGGCCCCCGCCAGCCGCATCGGACGGCTGTACTTCCGGGCGCCTGGGGCCGTGGGCTCAGTGCCCCATGCCCACTCCGCCGTCGACGGGCAGCACCGCGCCGGTGATGTACGACGCCTCGTCACTGGCGAGGAAACGGACGGCGGCCGCGATGTCCTCGGGCCGTGCGGCAGTGCCGAGGGGGATCTGCGCCAGGAGTGCCTTCGTGCGCTCTTCCGTGAGGACCGCGGTCATGTCGGTGGCGGTGAGGCCCGGTGCGACGACGTTGGAGGTGATGCCGCGGGAGCCGAGCTCGCGGGCCAGGGAGCGGGAGAAGCCGATCAGTCCGGCCTTGGCGGCCGCGTAGTTGGACTGGCCTGCCTCGCCGAGCATGGCGACGGCGGAGGAGATGAAGATCAGGCGGCCGGAGCGGGCGCGCAGCATGCCGCGGCTGGCTCGCTTGGCGACCCGGTAGGCGGCGGTGAGGTTGGTGTTGATGACGTCGGCGAAGTCCTCCTCCGACATGCGCAGCAGCAGGGCGTCGCGGGTGATGCCCGCGTTCGCCACCAGGACCTCGACCGGGCCGTGCTCTTCCTCGATCCGCTTGTACGCCAGTTCGACCTGCTCAGGGTCGGTGATGTCGCACTGAACCGCGAGGAACCCGGCTGGAGGCTCCCCCGAGCGGTAGGTGATCGCGACCCTGTCCCCGGCCTCTGCCATGGCCTTGGCTATCTCGAAACCGATGCCTCGGTTGCCACCGGTGATGAAGACGCTGCGGCTCATAGGGGGTGTCACCTCTCGGGACTCGTCGGTGCAAGGCCGCCCGTGGCAAGGCGGGTTGCGCCGAGCCGCGAAGGCGGTTCGTCTGGAACATCCCGTTAGGGATCCGTTAAGACCCCATTACTTTGCACTGGTCGGTCAGTTATTTCGGCCACGTCGCCATGGCTCGAAAGCGGCCGCAACCGCGACTTGCGCCACACGCTGACACTCCACCCCCCAACTTGACCCAACGTGTCCGTATATGGGCATCTTTCATGTGAGGTGGGCAACGGGGGGCGAAGTTCGCGATCTATCACGAAGGCATTAAGGTCCCCTAAGTCTTTCCTATACGTTTACTTACTAAAGATGGAGTAATGCGCGGATGTCAGCAGCTCTGCCACCGATTGGCCGTTTCCTGAAGGCGTGGCGCGCCCAGCGCGACCCCAACCAGGTGCCGGGCTTCACCGCCCGGTTCGGCCCCAGGACCAAGCCCGGGATCAAACAGGTGGAGTTGGCCCAGCTCACCGGGGTCTCCACTACCTGGGTGCGTGAGCTGGAGCACGGCCGGGCTAAGAACCCGTCGGTGGAGTGGCTGCAGCGCATCGTTCGAATACTTGACCTCGACCCCGCCCAGCGCCACACGCTGTTCGTCTACGCCACCGGCCAGGAGCCTCCGCTGCTGTACCGTCCGGACGCTTCGAACCTGGACCCGTCGACCGCAGCTCTCATCCGGGTCCAGCCCTGGCCGGCATACATCTCGGACTTCGCCTGGGACGTGCTCCTCTACAACGAGGCGAGCGAACGCGACTGGCCGTGGATGAAGCACGGCATCAACATCATGATCTGGGCCCTGGCCTTCCCCGAAGCCCGCCTACAGCTCATCAACTGGGAAGAGGACTGGGCCAAGCCGATGG includes:
- a CDS encoding ABC transporter ATP-binding protein; amino-acid sequence: MSDALPLEVRELGYEVGGRRLLDGLELAVSGGESVAVMGPSGSGKSTLLSILLGLVRPDVGSVLVAGRDVVALRGRRLAEHRRKHVGMVFQFGELLPELSPMENVALAALLDGVDRDRAYDDSRKLLDELGVPVTDTATSELSGGERQRVAVARALIGSPALLLADEPTGALDETSRDHVAETLFAVPAARGCGLLVVTHDPAVANRADRVMHLEQGALAGAR
- a CDS encoding VRR-NUC domain-containing protein — encoded protein: MTEEQFRRHVRQLAALRGWALAYHTHNSRRSDAGWPDEVYGHPKANRILFAELKTNTGRIRPAQRDWLRHLAACGLETALWRPRDLGLIVATLAPNGPRAHLPHDL
- a CDS encoding ParB/RepB/Spo0J family partition protein, which encodes MRARELTNYLLEPTVQRVLKMSQVHRNPRQPREHFDQDALNELATSIDKYGLMQAIEVRPDNDKGGYEIVAGERRWRAHQILGRTKIRATITSEKSEIQRFKRSMSENVTREDMTPFEEAHGYQRILDEEEGATIESVAADFSKTTTYVKLRLALLDLRIEVQELVQDGKIGTQAAVQIASLNLANQGSVLSKFVRGEFASDNEIVHFAYAMKQQQDQAVLMIVEEMTEEQRTERTVAQKKTRTTLDKIEQVRGLLDEIARTEPMKLAEMLDGQVGARLEQLDRVAESLTKARFQLKQAKAHAEARSLVTVNPEAEADSNVEQSDNAEREPVAV
- a CDS encoding beta-ketoacyl-ACP reductase; the encoded protein is MSRSVFITGGNRGIGFEIAKAMAEAGDRVAITYRSGEPPAGFLAVQCDITDPEQVELAYKRIEEEHGPVEVLVANAGITRDALLLRMSEEDFADVINTNLTAAYRVAKRASRGMLRARSGRLIFISSAVAMLGEAGQSNYAAAKAGLIGFSRSLARELGSRGITSNVVAPGLTATDMTAVLTEERTKALLAQIPLGTAARPEDIAAAVRFLASDEASYITGAVLPVDGGVGMGH
- a CDS encoding helix-turn-helix domain-containing protein, which translates into the protein MSAALPPIGRFLKAWRAQRDPNQVPGFTARFGPRTKPGIKQVELAQLTGVSTTWVRELEHGRAKNPSVEWLQRIVRILDLDPAQRHTLFVYATGQEPPLLYRPDASNLDPSTAALIRVQPWPAYISDFAWDVLLYNEASERDWPWMKHGINIMIWALAFPEARLQLINWEEDWAKPMASQLRLRADAHPDNRRLAEVIAQIKERDKVARRILEEDLTSVTHPDGDRRWLYLPGHGDEEFEVVFRAYAPLSDYSQRFMCVVPAAEAHTLAS